A genomic window from Panthera tigris isolate Pti1 chromosome B4, P.tigris_Pti1_mat1.1, whole genome shotgun sequence includes:
- the UPK3A gene encoding uroplakin-3a translates to MLPLGALLALGCLRLGSGVNLQPQLASVTFATNNPTLTTVALEKPLCVFDSSAALDGTFEVYLYVLVDSASSRNASVQDAKTPLSSTFQQTEGGRTGPYKAAAFDLIPCGDLPSLDAIGDVARASEILDAYLIKVGANGTCLSDPNFHGLCNPPLSAATEYRFKYILVNMSAGLVQDQTLWSDPIRTKRPTPYSAIDTWPGRRSGGMIVITSILGSLPFFLLVAFAGAIVLSLLDTGGSDRETTHDSQITQEAVPKSLGTSEPAYTSGNRGPPLDRAEAYSS, encoded by the exons ATGCTTCCGCTCGGGGCCCTGCTGGCCCTCGGCTGCCTGCGCCTCGGCTCgg GTGTGAacctccagccccagctggcCAGTGTGACCTTTGCCACCAACAACCCGACCCTCACCACGGTGGCCTTGGAAAAGCCTCTCTGCGTGTTTGACAGCTCAGCGGCCCTCGATGGCACTTTTGAGGTCTACCTCTATGTCCTGGTCGACTCAG CCAGCTCCAGGAACGCCTCCGTGCAGGACGCCAAGACCCCGCTGAGCTCCACCTTCCAGCAAACAGAGGGGGGAAGGACAGGCCCCTATAAGGCAGCGGCCTTTGACCTGATCCCCTGTGGTGACCTGCCCAGCTTGGATGCCATCGGGGATGTGGCCCGGGCCTCGGAAATCCTGGACGCCTACCTCATCAAGGTGGGCGCCAACGGCACCTGCCTTTCAGACCCCAACTTCCACGGCCTCTGCAACCCGCCCCTGTCAGCGGCCACGGAGTACAG GTTCAAGTACATCCTCGTCAACATGTCCGCGGGCTTAGTACAGGACCAGACCCTATGGTCCGACCCCATCCGCACCAAGCGGC CCACCCCCTACTCCGCGATCGACACGTGGCCGGGCCGGCGGAGCGGGGGCATGATCGTCATCACGTCCATCCTGGGCTCCCTGCCCTTCTTCCTGCTCGTCGCCTTTGCTGGTGCCATCGTCCTCAGCCTCCT GGACACGGGCGGTTCTGACAGGGAAACGACACACGACTCCCAGATCACGCAGGAGGCCGTCCCCAAGTCCCTGGGGACCTCGGAGCCCGCGTACACGTCTGGGAACCGGGGGCCGCCGCTGGACAGGGCTGAGGCGTATTCCAGCTAG
- the FAM118A gene encoding protein FAM118A isoform X2, with the protein MDPVEKTTNRSEQKSSRKFLKSLIRKQPQELLLVIGTGVSAAVAPGIRALCSWQSCIEAVIEAAEQLEVLHPGDVAEFRRKVMKDRDLLVVAHDLIRKMSPRTGDTKPNFFQDCLMEVFDNLEHHIQNPLVLQSVLSLMDRGTMVLTTNYDNLLEIFGQQQSKPMESLDLKDKTKVLQWARGHIKYGVLHIHGLYTDPCGMVLDPSGYKDVTQDPEVMEVLQNLYRTKSFLFVGCGETLRDQIFQALFLYSVPNKVELEHYMLVLKEDEDHFFKHQADMLLHGIKVVSYGDCFDYFPGYVQDLASQICRQRSPGNACQDCAKRKLEENGIEDSKRPRRSDADDAGGS; encoded by the exons ATGGATCCAGTGGAAAAGACCACAAACAGAAGTGAACAGAAATCCAG cagaaagtttttaaaaagcctcatCCGGAAGCAGCCCCAGGAGCTGCTCCTGGTCATCGGGACGGGCGTCAGCGCCGCGGTGGCCCCGGGAATCCGCGCCCTCTGCTCGTGGCAGAGCTGCATCGAGGCCGTCATCGAGGCCGCCGAGCAGCTCGAGGTGCTTCACCCCGGGGACGTCGCGGAGTTCCGCAGGAAGGTGATGAAGGACCGGGACCTGCTGGTCGTCGCCCACGACCTGATCCGGAAGATGTCGCCT CGTACAGGTGACACCAAGCCCAACTTCTTCCAGGACTGCCTGATGGAGGTCTTCGACAACCTGGAGCACCACATCCAGAACCCGCTGGTGTTGCAGTCCGTCCTCAGCCTGATGGACAGGGGCACGATGGTTCTCACCACCAACTACGACAACCTGCTGGAGATTTTCGGGCAGCAGCAGAGCAAGCCCATGGAGTCCCTGGACTTGAAGGACAAGACTAAG GTCCTTCAGTGGGCGAGAGGGCACATCAAGTACGGAGTTCTCCACATTCACGGCTTGTACACCGATCCCTGCGGGATGGTCCTGGATCCGTCGGGGTACAAAGATGTTACTCAAGACCCGGAAGTCATG GAGGTGCTCCAGAACCTGTACCGCACCAAGTCCTTCCTGTTCGTGGGCTGCGGAGAGACCCTGCGGGACCAGATCTTCCAGGCTCTCTTCCTCTACTCGGTGCCCAACAAGGTGGAGCTGGAGCACTACATGCTGGTGCTCAAGGAGGACGAGGACCACTTCTTCAAGCATCAAGCGGACATGCTTCTGCACGGGATCAAGGTCGTGTCGTACGGGGACTGTTTTGACTATTTTCCCGGATACGTGCAGGACCTCGCCTCTCAGATCTGCAGGCAGCGCAGCCCAG